One genomic segment of Thunnus albacares chromosome 18, fThuAlb1.1, whole genome shotgun sequence includes these proteins:
- the slc2a11l gene encoding solute carrier family 2 member 11, like — translation MISKDSRHNNSLAPAMTQYLTLLLDCPVVIATIFISGIGGTFQYGFAISVMTSPSTFIKELVNQTCLQRYGVSLQQWQVSLIWSFTVSIFCIGGLVGSLVAGLLISKFGRKKCLLLNNFVAIIGAVLMLLSQTAMSFEMIMVGRFLYGINSGVNLSAHTLYLVECTPKRLRGMVGVTVATFISMGKFFGQLLGISELLGTEERWPWLLGFNGFTALLQLVTLPFLPESPRFLLLDRGDRQACEKALKRLWGDKDYSREVEEMLEEKAALQSVRSHSVMELIQNQTIRWQLFTIIIAFVTLQLCGINAVYFYSFDVFRAAGIQEHQLRYAALGTGLCELCTSVACFMIIESTGKKMLLCRGYMAMSATLVLLIISLYLQSQVSWMPYCSMVLIFIFISCFSGGPAGVTAPLPGELFTQSFKSAGYTIACTINWTGLFVLGMIFPILVENLDYFCFLIFLFFCTICGLYMWFNVPETKNLTALEIAAEFQRMHCKSGKSQRKQSTEQTPDSIKPCETKL, via the exons ATGATTTCTAAAGACTCCAGACACAACAACAGCCTGGCTCCAGCTATGACACAGTACTTAACACTCTTG CTAGACTGTCCTGTTGTAATTGCCACCATTTTTATCTCTGGCATCGGTGGGACATTTCAGTATGGATTCGCTATATCTGTGATGACCTCCCCCTCTACT TTTATAAAGGAGCTGGTGAACCAAACATGTCTGCAGAGATACGGAGTCTCCTTGCAGCAGTGGCAGGTCTCTCTCATCTGGTCCTTCACTGTGTCCATTTTCTGCATTGGGGGGTTAGTGGGATCACTGGTGGCTGGTCTACTGATCTCAAAATTTGGCAG aaaaaaatgcctTTTGTTAAACAATTTTGTGGCTATAATTGGAGCGGTGTTGATGCTCTTGAGCCAAACAGCCATGTCCTTTGAGATGATCATGGTGGGACGATTTCTTTATGGCATCAATTCAG GAGTCAATCTCTCAGCTCATACACTGTACCTCGTCGAATGCACCCCCAAGAGGCTGCGAGGGATGGTGGGAGTTACAGTCGCTACCTTCATCTCGATGGGGAAGTTCTTTGGTCAGCTGCTGGGGATCAG TGAGTTACTTGGTACAGAGGAGAGGTGGCCTTGGCTGCTTGGTTTCAACGGTTTCACTGCGTTACTTCAGCTTGTCACCCTGCCCTTCCTGCCAGAGTCTCCCCGCTTCCTGCTGCTGGACAGAGGAGACCGCCAGGCCTGTGAGAAAG CTTTAAAGAGGCTGTGGGGTGACAAGGACTACagcagagaggtggaggagatgCTGGAGGAGAAAGCTGCCCTGCAGAGCGTTCGCAGCCACTCAGTGATGGAGCTGATTCAGAACCAAACAATCCGCTGGCAGCTCTTTACCATCATCATTGCCTTCGTCACACTGCAGCTCTGCGGCATCAACGCC GTGTACTTTTATTCTTTTGATGTGTTTCGTGCGGCAGGAATCCAAGAGCACCAGTTACGTTATGCCGCCTTGGGAACAGGGCTGTGTGAGCTGTGCACCTCTGTAGCCTGT TTCATGATAATTGAGAGTACAGGcaaaaaaatgctgctgtgCAGAGGATACATGGCAATGTCTGCTACACTGGTTCTCCTCATCATCAGTCTGTACCTGCAA aGTCAGGTCTCCTGGATGCCGTACTGCAGCATGGTCCTCATTTTCATCTTCATATCATGTTTTTCTGGTGGACCTG CTGGAGTTACAGCTCCTCTTCCAGGGGAATTGTTTACTCAGTCATTCAAATCAGCCGGCTACACCATTGCCTGCACCATCAACTGGACAGGCCTGTTTGTGCTGGGGATGATCTTCCCTATCTTAGTG GAGAATCTGGATTACTTTTGCTTTCTCATATTCCTGTTTTTTTGCACCATCTGTGGGCTGTACATGTGGTTCAACGTCCCTGAGACCAAGAATCTGACAGCGCTGGAGATCGCTGCAGAGTTTCAGAGGATGCACTGCAAATCCGGAAAGTCACAGAGGAAACAATCCACTGAACAGACACCTGACAGCATCAAACCATGCGAGACCAAATTGTGA